In Streptomyces sp. NBC_00414, a single window of DNA contains:
- a CDS encoding saccharopine dehydrogenase family protein gives MSGQDRTERAYDIVLFGATGFVGRLTAEYLAAHAPQGLRWAIAARDTTKLDRLRDRLAAIDPACAELPVLRADVTDPASLRELAEHARVVATTVGPYVEYGEGLVAACADAGTDYLDLCGEPEFVDLMYVRHDARARETGARLVHAAGFDSVPHDLGAYFTVRQLPEGVPLTVDGFVRVEAMFSGGTFASALGQFARGRHMIAAARDRRRHEPRLVGRRAYAPSGAPRYAKELGAWALPLPTIDAQIVQRSARALERYGPDFRYRHYAAVETLPSAVGGVAGAGALFVAAQVPPVRRWLSGRFAPGEGPGEEKRAASWFSVRFVGEGGGKRVFTEVAGGDPGYGDTAKMLAESAMCLVFDELPVTSGQVTTAVAMGDALIPRLRRAGIMFRVAATR, from the coding sequence ATGAGCGGGCAGGACAGGACCGAGCGCGCGTACGACATCGTGCTCTTCGGGGCCACGGGGTTCGTCGGAAGGCTCACCGCGGAGTACCTCGCCGCGCACGCCCCCCAGGGACTGCGCTGGGCGATCGCGGCCCGCGACACCACGAAGCTGGACCGGCTGCGGGACCGTCTGGCGGCCATCGATCCCGCCTGCGCGGAGCTGCCCGTGCTGCGGGCCGATGTCACCGATCCGGCCTCCCTGCGGGAACTCGCGGAGCACGCGCGCGTGGTGGCCACGACCGTCGGCCCCTACGTGGAGTACGGCGAGGGCCTGGTCGCCGCCTGCGCGGACGCCGGCACCGACTACCTGGACCTCTGCGGAGAGCCCGAGTTCGTGGACCTCATGTACGTACGGCACGACGCACGCGCGCGTGAGACCGGCGCCCGGCTGGTCCACGCCGCCGGCTTCGACTCGGTCCCGCACGACCTGGGCGCCTATTTCACCGTGCGGCAGCTGCCCGAAGGGGTGCCGTTGACGGTGGACGGCTTCGTGCGGGTCGAGGCGATGTTCTCGGGCGGCACCTTCGCCTCCGCCCTCGGCCAGTTCGCTCGCGGACGGCACATGATCGCCGCCGCGCGCGACCGCAGGCGGCACGAGCCGCGCCTGGTCGGGCGCCGGGCGTACGCGCCTTCGGGCGCCCCGCGCTACGCGAAGGAACTCGGAGCGTGGGCGCTGCCGCTTCCGACCATCGACGCGCAGATCGTGCAGCGGTCCGCGCGGGCGCTGGAGCGGTACGGGCCCGACTTCCGTTACCGGCACTACGCGGCGGTCGAGACGCTGCCGTCGGCCGTGGGCGGGGTGGCCGGGGCCGGGGCGCTCTTCGTGGCGGCGCAGGTGCCGCCCGTGCGGCGCTGGCTGTCGGGGCGGTTCGCGCCGGGCGAGGGTCCTGGCGAGGAGAAGCGGGCCGCCAGCTGGTTCTCGGTGCGGTTCGTCGGTGAGGGCGGTGGGAAGAGGGTCTTCACCGAGGTGGCCGGCGGGGATCCCGGGTACGGGGACACCGCGAAGATGCTGGCCGAGTCCGCGATGTGTCTCGTCTTCGACGAGCTCCCTGTGACCTCGGGGCAGGTGACGACGGCTGTCGCCATGGGGGATGCGCTGATTCCGCGGCTGCGGCGGGCGGGGATCATGTTCCGGGTCGCCGCCACGCGGTGA
- a CDS encoding adenosine kinase, with the protein MSSAIDVLVLGGAGVDTIVYVPALPVPCADSHMVPAIEARAGQTGDFVALGVHGLGLRTHHLDMLGADHHGDLVRALHRDRGVPLTEVPQPAGTKRAVNLVGPDGRRLSLYDSTRGHDDDRLPPETVRALAAVSRHVHVSITQPCAHALPVLRETGVTVSTDLHNWDGTQAYQEQFAYEADIVFLSTAALADPEKTMRRIAGRGRAEVVVATGGAEGAYQLLDGELTHIPPVTPSAPVVDSNGAGDAFAAGYLFGRLTGEPPERCGLFGAIAGAYACTVPATRADVIGREELLRTATP; encoded by the coding sequence GTGAGTTCTGCCATCGACGTGCTTGTCCTCGGGGGTGCCGGGGTCGACACCATCGTGTACGTGCCCGCGTTGCCGGTGCCCTGTGCCGACAGTCATATGGTGCCCGCGATCGAGGCGCGGGCCGGGCAGACCGGGGACTTCGTGGCGCTCGGGGTGCACGGACTGGGGCTGCGTACGCACCATCTCGACATGCTCGGCGCCGATCATCACGGTGATCTGGTCCGGGCCCTGCACCGCGACCGGGGCGTCCCGCTCACCGAGGTCCCCCAGCCGGCCGGCACCAAGCGTGCCGTGAACCTCGTGGGGCCGGACGGACGGCGGCTGTCGCTCTACGACAGCACGCGCGGACACGACGACGACCGGCTGCCCCCGGAGACCGTACGGGCCCTCGCCGCGGTGAGCCGCCACGTCCATGTCTCCATCACCCAGCCCTGCGCGCACGCCCTCCCCGTGCTGCGGGAGACGGGGGTGACCGTCTCGACCGACCTGCACAACTGGGACGGCACGCAGGCCTACCAGGAACAGTTCGCGTACGAGGCCGACATCGTCTTCCTGTCGACGGCTGCGCTGGCGGACCCCGAGAAGACCATGCGGCGGATCGCCGGGCGGGGCCGGGCCGAGGTGGTCGTCGCGACGGGCGGCGCCGAGGGCGCGTACCAGCTGCTCGACGGCGAGCTGACGCACATCCCGCCCGTCACACCGTCCGCGCCGGTCGTCGACTCGAACGGGGCCGGGGACGCCTTCGCGGCGGGCTATCTCTTCGGGCGGCTGACGGGTGAACCGCCCGAGCGGTGCGGGCTCTTCGGCGCGATCGCCGGGGCCTACGCCTGCACGGTGCCGGCCACGAGGGCCGATGTCATCGGGCGCGAGGAACTGCTCAGAACGGCCACTCCATGA
- the mmpA gene encoding morphogenic membrane protein MmpA — protein MTTHRAPKPAAGPGRPVERAVLAGLALAVLAGVAWTAGMIYTVMEWPF, from the coding sequence ATGACGACACACCGTGCTCCCAAGCCCGCCGCAGGCCCCGGCCGGCCCGTAGAGCGTGCCGTGCTGGCCGGGCTCGCCCTGGCGGTCCTGGCCGGGGTCGCCTGGACAGCCGGGATGATCTACACGGTCATGGAGTGGCCGTTCTGA
- a CDS encoding endonuclease V, with the protein MTMTTTVRIPAGWPTTEERARAVQDELRGRVVLDEPGPPPGTGRVTGVDVAYDDERDVVVAAAVVLDSATLDVVAESTAVGRVPFPYVPGLLAFREIPAVLAALEALPCAPGLVVCDGYGLAHPRRFGLASHLGVLTGLPTIGVAKNPFTFTYEEPGTPRGSSSPLLAGEEEVGRALRTQAGVKPVFVSVGHRVTPETACAHTLHLAPRFRLPETTRHSDALCRRALKATTA; encoded by the coding sequence ATGACGATGACGACGACCGTACGCATCCCCGCGGGCTGGCCCACCACCGAGGAGCGGGCCCGGGCCGTGCAGGACGAGTTGCGGGGGCGGGTGGTCCTCGACGAGCCGGGCCCGCCGCCGGGAACCGGCCGGGTCACCGGGGTCGACGTGGCCTACGACGACGAGCGCGACGTCGTCGTGGCCGCGGCCGTGGTGCTGGACTCGGCGACCCTCGACGTGGTCGCCGAGTCCACGGCCGTCGGCCGGGTGCCCTTCCCGTACGTTCCCGGCCTGCTCGCCTTCCGGGAGATCCCGGCCGTGCTGGCCGCCCTCGAAGCACTGCCGTGCGCACCGGGCCTGGTGGTCTGCGACGGCTACGGTCTCGCCCACCCCCGCCGCTTCGGCCTGGCCAGCCACCTCGGCGTCCTCACCGGCCTCCCGACGATCGGGGTCGCCAAGAACCCGTTCACGTTCACGTACGAGGAACCGGGCACCCCGCGCGGATCCTCGTCCCCGCTGCTCGCGGGCGAGGAGGAGGTCGGCCGGGCGCTGCGCACCCAGGCGGGGGTCAAGCCGGTGTTCGTCTCGGTCGGCCACCGGGTGACGCCGGAGACCGCCTGCGCCCACACCCTCCACCTCGCGCCGCGCTTCCGCCTGCCGGAGACGACCCGGCACTCGGACGCGCTGTGCCGCCGGGCGTTGAAGGCGACGACGGCGTGA
- a CDS encoding WD40/YVTN/BNR-like repeat-containing protein has translation MTVGVCGAALAAALTAPAQADGPADHGSNGAKPPHWEVQDSGTDARFRGLSAVSRNTAWLAGSKGTVLRTTDGGANWRNVSPPGAADLEFRDVEAFDGRRAVVLAIGEGEASRVLRTEDGGATWTESFRNTDAKAFYDCMTFFDKRHGLAMSDPVDGKFRILSTGDGGRSWKVLPSAGMPAAQAGEAGFAASGQCLVSSGPRDVWLATGGAARARVLHSSDRGRTWTATDTPIPAGDPARGVFALAFRDRTHGIAVGGDYRADQASPKAAAVSGDGGRTWATAAAPPPAYRSGVTWLPHSRTSALAVGPTGTDLTTNGGRTWRTLDTGSYDTVDCTPDLACWASGEKGRVARLER, from the coding sequence TTGACCGTGGGGGTGTGCGGCGCGGCGCTCGCCGCCGCACTCACGGCGCCGGCGCAGGCGGACGGACCGGCCGACCACGGGTCGAACGGCGCGAAACCGCCGCACTGGGAGGTCCAGGACAGCGGAACGGACGCGCGCTTCCGCGGGCTCTCCGCCGTCAGCCGGAACACCGCCTGGCTGGCCGGCTCCAAGGGCACCGTGCTGCGCACCACCGACGGCGGAGCGAACTGGCGGAACGTATCGCCACCCGGGGCCGCGGACCTGGAGTTCCGCGACGTCGAGGCCTTCGACGGCAGGCGTGCCGTGGTGCTGGCCATCGGGGAGGGCGAGGCGTCCAGGGTCCTGCGGACCGAGGACGGCGGCGCGACCTGGACCGAGTCCTTCCGCAACACCGACGCCAAGGCCTTCTACGACTGCATGACCTTCTTCGACAAGCGCCACGGCCTGGCGATGAGCGACCCGGTGGACGGGAAGTTCCGCATCCTGTCGACCGGCGACGGCGGCCGCTCCTGGAAGGTACTGCCCAGTGCGGGAATGCCCGCGGCCCAGGCGGGCGAGGCGGGCTTCGCGGCCAGTGGGCAGTGCCTGGTCAGCTCGGGTCCGCGTGACGTGTGGCTGGCCACTGGTGGGGCGGCACGCGCGCGCGTGCTGCACTCCTCCGACCGCGGCCGCACCTGGACGGCCACCGACACCCCGATCCCGGCGGGCGACCCGGCCCGCGGAGTCTTCGCCCTCGCCTTCCGCGACCGGACGCACGGCATCGCGGTCGGCGGCGACTACCGCGCCGACCAGGCCTCGCCGAAGGCGGCGGCGGTCAGCGGCGACGGCGGCCGCACCTGGGCCACGGCCGCCGCACCGCCGCCGGCCTACCGTTCGGGTGTCACCTGGCTCCCGCACAGCCGCACCTCCGCACTAGCGGTCGGCCCCACCGGCACCGACCTCACCACGAACGGCGGCCGCACCTGGCGCACGCTGGACACCGGCTCGTACGACACCGTGGACTGCACCCCCGACCTGGCCTGCTGGGCGTCCGGCGAGAAGGGCCGGGTGGCACGGCTGGAACGCTGA
- a CDS encoding SsgA family sporulation/cell division regulator, with product MSTVIEQPVEARLVAAAPRMPSIPATLSYDPHDPFAVRMSFPAPSTLEGVEVCWTFARELLASGLEEEVGHGDVRVRPYGYDRIVLEFHAPEGTAVIHVRAGELRHFLQSSTELVPVGLEHLHQDLDHDLAELLRDSY from the coding sequence TTGTCCACCGTTATCGAGCAGCCCGTAGAGGCCCGCCTCGTCGCCGCCGCGCCGCGGATGCCGAGCATTCCCGCGACGCTCAGCTACGACCCGCACGATCCCTTCGCCGTCCGCATGTCCTTCCCCGCCCCGTCCACGCTCGAAGGCGTGGAGGTGTGCTGGACCTTCGCCCGCGAGCTGCTCGCCTCGGGCCTGGAGGAGGAGGTCGGCCACGGCGACGTGCGCGTGCGGCCGTACGGATACGACCGCATCGTCCTGGAGTTCCACGCCCCGGAGGGCACCGCCGTGATCCACGTGCGCGCCGGCGAGCTGCGGCACTTCCTGCAGAGTTCGACGGAGCTGGTGCCCGTCGGTCTTGAGCACCTGCACCAGGATCTGGACCACGACCTCGCCGAACTGCTGCGCGACTCCTACTGA
- a CDS encoding GOLPH3/VPS74 family protein, whose translation MPNGPLSLPARLCLLAWDTSKLKVTSASQLPHLVRAGALTELAQRGLLADAEGVATPTTPDGRTGDAALDGLMELIEESRPHKWKTWVSLRARITLDAVQAQLAADGYLRAEKTRVLGVFPSVEYEIGRVAVVDRLRAEARQILEGPVPVHEVSERDAALVALAAAAELRTLVSGRERRLYDARIGALTERSGTATPALRQAVQEVRSAVAVAMATPGVPGH comes from the coding sequence GTGCCCAACGGCCCGCTCTCGCTGCCCGCCCGTCTCTGTCTGCTGGCCTGGGACACCTCGAAACTCAAGGTCACCAGCGCTTCCCAGCTCCCGCATCTGGTCCGGGCCGGTGCCCTCACCGAGCTGGCGCAGCGCGGGCTGCTGGCCGACGCGGAAGGCGTGGCCACGCCCACGACCCCGGACGGCCGGACCGGGGACGCGGCTCTCGACGGGCTCATGGAACTCATCGAGGAGTCCCGGCCGCACAAGTGGAAGACCTGGGTCAGCCTCCGGGCGCGCATCACGCTGGACGCCGTACAGGCGCAGCTCGCCGCGGACGGATATCTGCGTGCCGAGAAGACACGGGTGCTCGGCGTCTTCCCGTCCGTGGAGTACGAGATCGGCCGCGTCGCCGTCGTGGACAGGCTGCGCGCGGAGGCCCGGCAGATCCTTGAGGGCCCGGTACCCGTCCACGAGGTGTCCGAGCGGGACGCGGCGCTCGTCGCCCTCGCCGCCGCGGCCGAGCTGCGCACGCTCGTGTCGGGCAGGGAGCGGCGGCTGTACGACGCGAGGATCGGGGCCCTGACCGAACGCAGCGGAACGGCGACTCCGGCTCTGAGGCAGGCGGTCCAGGAGGTGCGGTCGGCGGTGGCCGTGGCGATGGCGACACCGGGAGTCCCGGGGCACTGA
- a CDS encoding ABC-F family ATP-binding cassette domain-containing protein has product MSSTPTSITCTSLSFSWPDGTPVFEDLQVAFGPGRTGLVGVNGSGKSTLLKLVSGELAPADGTVRVAGEVGLLPQNVTLDTGLRVDEVLDIAAKRAALHAIESGDVSEAHFDAVGDDWDVEERAVATLGELGLGHVGLDRTIGEVSGGESVLLRLAALLLRRPDVLLLDEPTNNLDLYARRRLYAAVEAYSGVMIVVSHDRELLDLVDQIADLRSGEVTWYGGNYSAYEEALATEQEAAERMVRAAESDLKKQKRELVDAQVKLARRKRYGQKMFEQKREPKIVMGARKRSAQESAGKHRIMHEEKLAEAKERLDDAVDAVRDDDEIRVDLPYTAVPPGRTVLTLLDLELAYGASAGSFDLRGPERVALVGRNGAGKTTLLRTIAGELAPVSGEARAHVPLRFLPQRLDVLDDELTVAENVARFSPGATNNRVRARLARFLFRGARADQRAATLSGGERFRAALAALMLAEPAPQLLMLDEPTNNLDMASVRQLTTALESYEGALIVASHDVPFLESIGITRWLLLEGELTETTSEAVAQPR; this is encoded by the coding sequence ATGTCCAGTACCCCCACTTCCATCACCTGCACCTCCCTCTCCTTCTCCTGGCCCGACGGCACGCCCGTCTTCGAGGACCTCCAGGTGGCCTTCGGGCCCGGCAGAACCGGGCTCGTCGGCGTCAACGGATCAGGCAAGTCGACCCTGTTGAAGCTCGTCTCGGGAGAACTCGCGCCGGCCGACGGAACCGTCCGGGTCGCGGGCGAGGTCGGCCTGCTTCCGCAGAACGTCACCCTCGACACCGGGCTGCGGGTCGACGAGGTGCTCGACATCGCGGCGAAGCGCGCCGCGCTGCACGCCATCGAGTCGGGCGACGTGTCCGAGGCCCACTTCGACGCCGTGGGCGACGACTGGGACGTCGAGGAGCGCGCCGTGGCGACACTCGGCGAACTCGGCCTCGGCCACGTCGGGCTCGACCGCACCATCGGCGAGGTCTCGGGCGGCGAGTCGGTCCTGCTGCGCCTGGCCGCGCTGCTGCTGCGCCGGCCCGACGTCCTCCTCCTCGACGAGCCGACCAACAACCTCGACCTGTACGCGCGCCGACGGCTGTACGCGGCCGTCGAGGCCTACTCCGGGGTCATGATCGTGGTCAGCCACGACCGTGAACTCCTGGACCTGGTCGACCAGATCGCCGATCTGCGCTCCGGTGAGGTCACCTGGTACGGCGGCAACTACTCGGCGTACGAGGAGGCCCTCGCCACCGAGCAGGAGGCGGCCGAGCGCATGGTGCGTGCCGCCGAGTCGGATCTGAAGAAGCAGAAGCGCGAACTGGTCGACGCGCAGGTCAAACTGGCCCGCCGCAAGCGGTACGGCCAGAAGATGTTCGAGCAGAAACGCGAGCCCAAGATCGTGATGGGGGCGCGCAAACGCTCGGCCCAGGAGTCCGCGGGAAAGCACCGCATCATGCACGAGGAGAAGCTCGCCGAGGCCAAGGAGCGGCTCGACGACGCCGTGGACGCCGTGCGGGACGACGACGAGATCCGCGTCGACCTCCCGTACACGGCCGTGCCGCCGGGCCGTACCGTCCTCACGCTCCTGGACCTGGAGCTGGCGTACGGGGCGAGCGCGGGCTCGTTCGATCTGCGCGGGCCCGAGCGGGTCGCGCTGGTCGGGCGCAACGGCGCCGGCAAGACGACGTTGCTGCGGACGATCGCCGGGGAGCTGGCGCCCGTCTCCGGGGAGGCGCGGGCCCATGTGCCGCTGCGGTTCCTGCCCCAGCGTCTCGACGTCCTCGACGACGAGCTGACGGTCGCCGAGAACGTGGCCCGGTTCTCGCCGGGCGCCACCAACAACCGGGTCCGGGCGCGGCTGGCCCGCTTCCTGTTCCGGGGCGCCCGGGCCGACCAGCGGGCGGCGACGCTCTCCGGCGGCGAGCGCTTCCGGGCGGCACTTGCCGCGCTGATGCTCGCCGAGCCCGCACCGCAGCTGCTGATGCTCGACGAGCCGACGAACAACCTCGACATGGCGAGCGTGCGGCAGCTCACCACTGCCCTGGAGTCGTACGAAGGGGCGCTGATCGTGGCCAGTCACGACGTGCCGTTCCTGGAGTCGATCGGGATCACACGGTGGCTGCTGCTGGAAGGGGAGCTGACGGAGACGACGTCCGAGGCGGTGGCGCAGCCCCGCTGA